A single Defluviitalea saccharophila DNA region contains:
- a CDS encoding germination lipoprotein GerS-related protein → MKKSGAVFFVSIFIVICIIFSACSTKEKSKSPMEKIQEKLTTMESYACIADLTYVSNKGKNTYRTKQYYKMSGEYRIEITAPEQVKGLVTVFDGKKVMQYNPRILGEAVNEIPESKNTYEIFLGTFLKNYLQSEDVTLEVFNNNNEEYTVLEAVIPEGGKYLATEKLWVSNKTLNPAQLVIYDTEGKERIIVKYGDFKYNVNLDDTIFQLKPSEKKE, encoded by the coding sequence GTGAAAAAATCGGGTGCTGTATTTTTTGTATCCATCTTTATTGTGATTTGCATTATTTTTTCTGCTTGTTCAACGAAAGAAAAATCAAAATCACCCATGGAAAAAATTCAGGAAAAACTAACGACGATGGAAAGTTATGCGTGCATTGCGGATTTAACCTATGTTTCAAATAAAGGCAAAAATACATACAGGACAAAACAATATTATAAGATGAGCGGAGAATATAGGATTGAAATTACTGCCCCAGAGCAGGTAAAGGGACTGGTCACTGTATTCGATGGCAAGAAAGTGATGCAATACAATCCCCGAATTCTTGGAGAAGCAGTCAATGAAATACCTGAATCCAAAAATACCTATGAGATCTTTCTGGGAACATTTTTAAAAAATTATCTTCAATCCGAAGATGTAACATTAGAAGTTTTTAATAATAATAATGAAGAATATACAGTATTAGAAGCAGTTATACCTGAAGGCGGGAAATACCTTGCGACAGAGAAATTATGGGTTTCAAACAAGACTTTGAATCCGGCGCAGTTGGTAATATATGACACCGAAGGGAAAGAAAGAATTATTGTTAAATATGGAGACTTTAAGTATAATGTTAATTTAGATGATACCATCTTTCAACTGAAGCCATCAGAGAAGAAAGAGTGA
- a CDS encoding NAD(P)H-hydrate dehydratase, translated as MKVCNGKEMRQIDEAAIQKIGIPGIVLMENAVLSVVKEIKKDLQNISKPNVVIFCGQGNNGGDGLGVARHLHNSGMDVTVIFIGDPLLLKEDSRTNFNIVDKLQIPKIILNNESFIDDHIVNLIEKSDLIVDAIFGTGLSKPVSGIFNDLVNLINFYGEYILSIDIPSGIDSETGAILGNAVKAHKTVTLALPKSGLYLYPGTEYIGELVIADIGIPKEVIDFAQLKMNVLREEEVSSFIPPRFPRSNKGTYGRVQVIAGSKGMTGAAALTCKGAFKIGAGLVSLGVPKSINDVLEEKLTEVITIPIREEDGKLCRESFDDIKPCLDKATVIAAGPGIGQGPQIIEFMERLIKHARIPLVIDADGINAIAKKIDMLRNLKVPVVLTPHPGEMGRLMNKSTEEVLANPIDTVREFCHKWNVILVLKDAKTIVGDPDGQIYINMTGNPGMATAGSGDVLTGIIAGLIGQNLNPYKAAVLGTFLHGKAGDLAAAELGQHGMLAGDICNYVPKAIKLYYQSN; from the coding sequence ATGAAAGTATGTAATGGGAAAGAAATGAGGCAAATCGATGAAGCTGCTATTCAGAAAATAGGGATTCCGGGCATTGTATTAATGGAAAATGCAGTATTATCTGTCGTTAAAGAAATCAAAAAGGATTTACAAAACATCAGTAAGCCCAATGTAGTCATTTTTTGCGGCCAGGGCAACAACGGCGGAGACGGATTGGGAGTAGCAAGGCATCTTCACAACAGCGGCATGGATGTAACCGTTATATTCATAGGGGACCCTCTTTTGTTAAAGGAAGATTCACGAACCAACTTTAATATTGTCGATAAGCTACAAATTCCAAAAATTATTTTAAATAACGAATCTTTTATTGATGATCATATAGTCAATTTAATTGAAAAAAGCGATTTGATTGTAGATGCAATATTTGGAACAGGGCTATCCAAACCAGTAAGCGGAATTTTTAATGATTTAGTTAATTTGATTAATTTTTATGGAGAATACATCCTTTCCATTGATATTCCTTCCGGAATTGATTCTGAAACAGGAGCAATTCTAGGAAATGCAGTAAAAGCACATAAAACGGTTACTTTAGCATTGCCAAAGAGCGGACTTTATTTATATCCTGGAACAGAATATATTGGAGAATTGGTCATTGCAGACATAGGCATTCCCAAAGAAGTCATAGACTTTGCACAGCTTAAAATGAATGTTTTAAGGGAAGAAGAAGTGAGTAGCTTTATTCCCCCGAGATTTCCAAGAAGTAATAAGGGAACCTATGGCAGAGTTCAGGTTATTGCCGGTTCTAAAGGAATGACAGGAGCAGCAGCTCTAACTTGCAAAGGAGCATTTAAAATCGGTGCAGGATTGGTAAGTTTAGGGGTTCCTAAGAGTATAAACGATGTTTTAGAGGAAAAATTAACTGAAGTCATCACTATACCTATTCGTGAAGAAGACGGGAAATTATGCAGGGAAAGCTTTGACGATATTAAACCGTGTCTTGACAAAGCTACAGTGATTGCAGCAGGACCGGGAATAGGTCAAGGTCCTCAAATCATAGAATTTATGGAGCGTCTTATTAAACATGCAAGAATTCCTTTAGTCATAGATGCAGATGGAATCAATGCCATTGCTAAGAAGATAGATATGTTAAGAAATCTAAAAGTACCTGTGGTATTGACGCCTCATCCCGGAGAAATGGGAAGATTGATGAATAAGAGTACGGAAGAAGTTTTAGCCAATCCCATTGATACGGTAAGAGAATTCTGTCATAAATGGAATGTTATTCTGGTATTGAAGGATGCAAAGACTATAGTAGGAGATCCGGACGGACAAATCTATATCAATATGACCGGAAATCCTGGTATGGCAACAGCAGGTTCAGGAGATGTATTAACGGGGATCATAGCAGGTCTTATAGGGCAAAACTTAAATCCTTATAAAGCAGCCGTACTCGGCACATTCCTTCATGGAAAAGCTGGCGATTTGGCAGCGGCTGAATTGGGACAGCATGGAATGCTGGCAGGAGACATTTGCAATTATGTACCAAAAGCAATAAAACTCTATTATCAATCAAATTAA
- the acpS gene encoding holo-ACP synthase yields MIIWIKIIGGEKVILGIGTDIIEIKRIEEAVKRNERFLQKCFTKPEQKLFEERKYNIQTIAATFAAKEAVAKALGTGFRTFGLCDIEILRDGKGKPYVITYGNAKKLADELNISQILITLSHCKEYAVAYAIVQKEENL; encoded by the coding sequence TTGATTATCTGGATAAAAATTATTGGCGGTGAGAAAGTGATTCTAGGGATAGGGACGGATATCATTGAAATAAAAAGAATAGAAGAAGCCGTTAAGAGAAATGAGCGATTTCTACAAAAGTGTTTTACAAAGCCAGAACAAAAGCTTTTCGAAGAAAGAAAATATAATATACAGACCATAGCAGCCACTTTTGCTGCCAAAGAAGCGGTGGCAAAAGCTTTGGGAACAGGTTTTAGAACTTTCGGGCTATGTGACATAGAAATACTTAGGGACGGCAAGGGAAAGCCTTATGTAATTACATACGGAAATGCGAAAAAGCTGGCAGATGAGCTTAATATTTCGCAAATCCTTATTACACTATCTCATTGTAAAGAATATGCTGTGGCATATGCCATTGTACAAAAGGAGGAGAATTTATGA